Below is a genomic region from Henckelia pumila isolate YLH828 chromosome 3, ASM3356847v2, whole genome shotgun sequence.
cACACACAAACAAAAATTTATAACATAAAATGCATGTGCATGATGCAAATAAAGTAAATACAACATGAAGATGCATTATCATTGACAAGTATGCACAAAATTCTAATTATAAACATGTtaatatatgtgaaaatttaaaaaaatatataaaatgtaTAGAAGTAtataacaaaatatatttttcagaGGTTATCTATCCGGAGTGCCCAAACCAAAAGGAGCCTGAATTTGGAAAAGGTTTTCGACCCCGAatggatcgaaaagatttttccgagacaagcaaaggtggtcagggaccaccaaagatgcgtttttcCTGGGGACCATTGTAAAAGCAAAAGATGTCCCGACAGAATAAAAAAGACATGTGAGGAggataaaaccaaaaaaaaaaatcagacatgtgactcctccactagcaaattaaagatgtcatcaataatgacataaaaagACAAGAGATATAGCTGTGAGATTCCTTGAAATTTCTTGGTGAAACGAGTGAAACTACAACTATAAATACAGCtttcaaggaagctgaagatatcgatcatttccttcagttttcttataaataaattgttgtaattttTCTCTTTCTAAGTATTGTAATAGTTTTCTATTTTATGTATTGCAAGAACAAGAcaactatgagtagctaaacaagttgtctccTCCTCTTcgaaggagttgatttatgtgaTAATATTATGTGtgaataaatttttctaaaccTGTTGTTTTTTTATGCTcacattttataattaaatttatatatcatacgcttcaaggtagaaaacgaattaatgttctgctgggtgtcgttgaaggagcttgcgCATAAACCATCTGTTgtgactgcgtggttggagcgggaggagcacttcgtaaagctcggcaggtatgacccgacgacattataGTCAAAGAGGTATATAAGTTTAATTCattttacggaagcatgttggaccctaatccaaAGTATATCAACTAaaaaccttgcgtaactaatAGTTAGGTTTGGCTTGGACTGGTTCGATTGGTGAAACATGGCCACGTACAAAAGATTAGTtactaattatataattaaatcaaatttgggGACCACTAAAGAGTTAAGTGTTAACTCAAAGAAAATTGGGTGTAGAGAGTTAGGAGAAAGTTATCTTTTGGGTCTAGgggttttaaaataaattacccAATTAAATAACGACTTTTGCTGGTTGACCAACTACGAATTAATGATATTTAAACGGCATCATCGATCAGAGTCATACGCCTTTCATTGAAATAAACTAGAACCTGGCGGCAACTTGTTGCATCATTTCAATGGCTTCCTCAACATCAGCAAAATATCCATGGCCGTCAACTGTTAACGTCGCGAACTTCGTAACGGTGAGACCACAGCTTGACAGAAGTAATCTGCAAAGAAGCATTAAAGGTTACATGTTATGGAAAGAACAGATGATTTGTATGCTAGAAAGCCAAGATTTACTGGGCTTCATTGATGGTACAACTCCGTCTCCTCCGCCGGACTCTGATAACGGAGAATCTATGGGAAAACTTTGGAGAAGAACAGACAGGCTTGTAAAGGGATGGATTTTTGGTTCAATTATGCACGATGCACTTGATGCTGTGGTGGGATTGGACAGTTCCATGGAAGTTTGGTTGAAGTTGGACAACTTATTCAAGATTCAGACAAAAACACACGCAATTATTAATGTAGTTCGAAACGATCAAAATGGTGCAGTGAAAGATGAAGATCGGATTGTGGAGCTTCCCGAGTCATCAAACACTAATGCTTTGGATCAGGGAAATGTCGAAAGTCGTCGTAAGTTACATTACACTATCGATCAGCTACTGTTTCTTAATTTGTTTGAACTATATTATCTAGCTAGCTAGAAGATTATGTAGTGCAGTCAAATTCTATATATAATCTTGTTTATGATCCGAAACAATGTACATGCTTGCAGGCAAGGATATGAACTCATACTTGCCACTTTATAAAGCGGTATTAAAAGGTGATTGGAATGAAGGCAGACAATTCTTGGACAAAAACGAAGAGGGAATCACAGCCATTCTTAATAGTCACTCGGAGACGCTTCTTCATGCCGCTGTCAAGACGGGAAAATCAAATGATTTCTTGAgaaatttgttagaaagaaTCCCTGAAGATGCCCTGCTCCGGACAAGTACATGTGGGCTAACAGCTTTACATTCTGCCGCAGTGGCCGGGAACACGGGAGCTGCGATCATGCTGGTGAATAAAAACCCGAAATTGCTATACATTCTGAACGACCACAACCTTTTACCAGTTCATGTAGCAGCAATTGGTTGCCATAAGAGACACTTTGGTATTTGATATCCGAGTCCAAGACGGATGTGGAGAATAGCCCGTTTGCGGGAAAGTTAGGGGGTGTGCTGTTGGCAGAGCTAATAGCATCTGAATTTGTTGGTGAGTAGTGTGAAACTTTTTAGCTAATTGGGGTTGTGAACTAATATATGCATACATACTTTTGTGGCAGATTTGGCATTGTATTTGGTGAAAAAATATCCGGATATGGCTACGCTGAAAGAATGGCACAACATTGCTCCTTTGCAAGTCTTGGCTGAAACGAATTCTTTGTTTCTCAGTGGAGAGAGTCTGAGTTGGTGGCAAAGCTTGATCTACTCCTGTGAGTTCTTCCTCTTTCTTATAATCAGTATTGATTCTGTTTTGATATAAAATTCATAATATTGTTAGCATTGACAGCTAGAATCGTTTGTTAATGTTGTACTCTACGTTGTTCATTGATATTGGTACTAGGAAATGTACATGGCAAATATATTATTACTTTTGTTATTGAAGTTACTCTATGATTAGGCAGCTGCAAGCCTTATTTATCAAGCATCCCTATTTCGCGATTCTATTTTGTTCTCAAATATTATTCTGGAACCTGAAGGTATCGCTTTGGAACCAACATCGAGGAAACACAATGACATCGAGAAGTCGTTAAGTTCTGGCGATCAAGGGACCAAGTTCGGTTGGTCAGAAGTTGTTTGTAGAGGTATATATTATTGTGCACACCTTGTTTCTCCATCGGTCGACAAACCTGATTTTAAGTAACTACATGTGACTTGTGAGTGAATTCAGTGCCTTGTGTGAAGAGCATCAAGGATAAGAAAGTAATGCACCAGCAAGCTCTTGAACTTGCCAAGCTTTTGTGCGAAAGAACAGCAATTCTGCCTCACAGTGAAGCTGAACCAATCTACGGATACTCTATCATCAAGGCTGCACACCATGGAATCCATGAAGTTGTTGAAGTGATCATAGAGATGTTTCCCTCCGCTGTGTTTGTTCATGATCCCCATACAAAAAGCAGCATATTTCTCCTGGCGGCGAGAGAACGTTTAGAAAATGTTTTCAGTTTAATCTACAAGACAAACGACAAAAAACACTTCTTTTTTGACTCGCGAGACTCTTCCTGGAACAACGTCATGCACTTGTGCGCGAAAATAGCCCCTCCTCATAAACTCAACCTGGTTTCTGGTGCAGCTTTGCAGATGCAACGTGAATTACAATGGTTTGAGGTACGGAATCCTTCCAAACCGCAAAGAAGTTCACAATTTCGAAACTTGCAGATACACCAAATGAATCTTAAACATTCATATCCCTCTAAAATTTCAATTTGGTGCATCATATTACCTATAGCTCTTGCATGGTTAGGTACTTGATTACTCTTCATTGTTGTGCTGAATAATTCATCGTCGTTGAGCAGGAAATGAAAAAATTTGTCAACCCCTCCCGTAGGACATGGAAAAACAAAGATGGCCTAACTCCTAGGATGTTATTTACCAAGGAACacaaagagttgaaagaacaaGGAGAGAAATGGATGAAAGAAACCGCTACCTCATGTACCATAGCGGCTGCATTGATCGCTACAGTCGTGTTTTCTGCTGCCTTCACTGTACCGGGCAGCGTCAATAGTGATACAGGCATCCCAACTCTCTTACACAAAACTTCATTCATTCTATTTACCATCTCCGACTCTGTTTCTTTGTTCACATCCACCACTTCCCTACTTATATTTTTATCGATCTTGACTTCACGTTACGCAGAAGAAGATTTTCTGTATGTACTACCAAAGAGATTATGCATGGGACTTATATCCCTTTTCACTTCCATTACGTTTATGATGATTGCCTTTACAATAGCTATATACATTACACTGCAGCAGAAATCTAGATTGCTTCTCATACCAGTGGCTCTATTGGCTTGCTTGCCCGTGGCAACATTCGTGTTCTTGCAATTCCCTCTTCTTATAGCGGTGTTGTATTCAACATATGGACCAGGCATTTTCGGCAGGAAAAGTGGCCATACACCGTATTAACAAGAAAAAACAAACATAGCAAGGCCTAGTACTTCAGCTTTATTTTATGCAAGATGTAAAATATTTCAGTGGTACGTATGTTTCTTATTTTCCATGGAATCAGCCGATTTTGGCAATGCATTTATGTTGAAGTGTATCAATAATGTATAAAATAGTgagttagaaaaaaaaaattcattgcaCTTGTTTGTGAAATGAATTCTCTTCAAACTTTATGTGCGTAcacgaaaataaaaaatatcctTTGTTTCATCCATCGTATTTGATTCCATATATCCTTTGTTTCATCCAGCATTTTGCTAGCAcatattatttagttatttatttggatACTTTATAAAGacttataaatttttaaaagtccATAAGAAGTTCAAGCACATGAAACTCTccaattatctataaatagtgCAAGTCCTCTTATTTTTAAGGTACACTCTCTATAGTCATGTGATCTGGTTCTTTAttgggcaaatattgatttgaacGTCGGAGTGTTTTCGTCGGACAACCTCTGGCGTCACTCACTTTGCTTTATGATGCATGTAAAAACCCAC
It encodes:
- the LOC140888433 gene encoding uncharacterized protein, whose amino-acid sequence is MASSTSAKYPWPSTVNVANFVTVRPQLDRSNLQRSIKGYMLWKEQMICMLESQDLLGFIDGTTPSPPPDSDNGESMGKLWRRTDRLVKGWIFGSIMHDALDAVVGLDSSMEVWLKLDNLFKIQTKTHAIINVVRNDQNGAVKDEDRIVELPESSNTNALDQGNVESRRKDMNSYLPLYKAVLKGDWNEGRQFLDKNEEGITAILNSHSETLLHAAVKTGKSNDFLRNLLERIPEDALLRTSTCGLTALHSAAVAGNTGAAIMLVNKNPKLLYILNDHNLLPVHVAAIGCHKRHFGI
- the LOC140888434 gene encoding uncharacterized protein; amino-acid sequence: MATLKEWHNIAPLQVLAETNSLFLSGESLSWWQSLIYSCEFFLFLIISIDSAAASLIYQASLFRDSILFSNIILEPEGIALEPTSRKHNDIEKSLSSGDQGTKFGWSEVVCRVPCVKSIKDKKVMHQQALELAKLLCERTAILPHSEAEPIYGYSIIKAAHHGIHEVVEVIIEMFPSAVFVHDPHTKSSIFLLAARERLENVFSLIYKTNDKKHFFFDSRDSSWNNVMHLCAKIAPPHKLNLVSGAALQMQRELQWFEEMKKFVNPSRRTWKNKDGLTPRMLFTKEHKELKEQGEKWMKETATSCTIAAALIATVVFSAAFTVPGSVNSDTGIPTLLHKTSFILFTISDSVSLFTSTTSLLIFLSILTSRYAEEDFLYVLPKRLCMGLISLFTSITFMMIAFTIAIYITLQQKSRLLLIPVALLACLPVATFVFLQFPLLIAVLYSTYGPGIFGRKSGHTPY